The genomic DNA CCGACATCGGTGGCGGTACCGACCCCTCCGGCGGCGAGACGGTCGGCGACGGGAGCCGGCTGGTGCCGTTCACGTTCGACCCGACCAACATGGGTGTGAAACGGCTCCTGGAGCAGCCTTACAGCCTGAAGCTGATAGTGAACGACGACAGGGGCGAGCGCGTCGTCTTCGACCGCCGTGTCGGAGCCGGGCAGAGCGTGGTCACGTCCGTGGCCATCTACGGCCAGGAAGCCATGCTCCAGACTTACGTCGACGACGTCTTCTTCCAAGCGTGGCGCCCGTGAGCGACGGCGGCGCTGCCCACCGGGCGGCCCGGCGCGGGAGTGGCAAATTGCCGGAACGGTCGGGGAGGGCGGCGGGCTATACTCGGAGCCATCTTCGTGCTCCCCCTAGTGACCAGCATGCGCTCGCACACGCGCAGGTCGCCTGCCGCAGTCACCGGTGACACCGCCCAGGAGGAACGCTCGTGAGCGAACCTGAGATCGCAAGACTCGCCAGGAACCTGGCAGAGCAGAACAACGTGGACTGGCGTCGCCTCAGCGGCACGGGCCCGGGAGGACTCATCCTCGAGCGCGACGTGCTCGACTACCTCGCGCGCGTCATGGCTGGCGAGGAGGCTCTCGATCCGACACCGGAGCCGCTCCCCGAGGGCATGGACGAATGGCCTGAGGTACACGCCGACTCCGTCGGCAACTACTCCCGGTCCGCTGGGCAGCCGACCTACGCCGACCCGGACGCCGCGCCCCTTCAGCCGGCGACCGAGGATGCCGACTACCTGGCCGAGCTGGACGAGGACGTGTTCCTGTTCGACGACGACGAGGACGACACGCCCGTACCGACCGAAGGCGCCGCCCTGGACGAGGACGCTCCGGACGAAGACGCCTTGGATGGAGAGTCTGCTGCCGACGCGTACGCCTACCAGCCCGAGGCCCAGGCGCCGGCGGACGGCTCGTTCGGGGTCGAAGACGACGCGCGGCTGGCCGCGGACGACGACCTGCTGTTGGTGTCCGACGAGCCGCTGCCGGAGCCGGAGGCGACCGCGAGCGGCGGGTGGAGCGAGGGGTCCGGCTCCGACGCGCTCGACGAACCGGTCGGTTCCGTCAGGGCCGACGACTACGTAGGCACGACCGGAACCACGTGGCAAGAGGACGCCTTGAGCTTCGACGCGGAGCCGACCGACCGACCGGATGAGGACCTGAGCGACCTCTGGGACACGAGCGCCGCAAGCGCGGACGACGAGCCCGTAGTGGAGCCGGCCCTCCCGGCGTTCGACACCGACGCGACCGCGGTCGTGGGCGCCACCGGGTTCGAGGACGACACACCCACCTGGGCGACCTCGGTGGAGCCGGAAGACGCGGAGGAGGACCGCGAGCCGAGCGGTCTCACAGTGGCGGGCGTCGCGCCGTTCGGCGCTGCGGTCGGTGAGGCTCACGAGCCCTCCGGCGGTGCCGGTTGGGAGGCAGCGGAGGTCGTCGAGGACGAGTTCGTCGCGTTCGGAGCGGCCCTGGACGGGGGCGATGAGCGTGCGGCGGAGGACGCCTACTCACCGCCCGCCTTCGAACCGGCCGAGCCGGACCCCGTAACACGGCCCGTCGAGGCCCCGGCGTTCGCGCCGCATGCCGCCGAGTCAGGCGCGACCCTCCGCTACGGAGAGTTGCCCCTCGCGCGCACCCCGCACCTGCTGCGCCGCAACGTCGACGTCAGCGCCCTCGCGGCCGCTCAGCTCGCTGCCGGCCTGGAGCTCGGCGGCGACGAACCGCTGAGCGCCGCCCCCTTCCTACTGCGCGCCGTCGCCAAGGCCGCCCAGGACGCCGGCCTTGTCAGCGGCCAGGTCGCGCTGGCGGAGATGGCCGGCGCCGTGAGGCTCAGGCGTGTCGACGACGCGGCCACGCGCCCGTTCGTAGACCTGGTGGCGGAGCTGGCGGGCTCGGGGGCGGAGGAGGACGAGGTCGCGCTGGCGGTCGTCGACCTAAGCGGTCTCGACGTCGACGAGGCGGTCCTCGACCTCGACGTGCCGGCCGTGACCCTCGGGCGGTTCCTGTACGACAGCGACAGCGGCGACTACCGGAGCACCCTGGCCCTCACGGGCGCGCTGCCCATCGCTCAAGGCGCGCGCCTGCTCGCGCGCGTCGACGAGCTCCTGGCGTCTCCCGTCAGGCTGCTCGTCTAGCCGTTGGCTTGCTTGGCAGGGATGAGCCACCAGAGCAATAGGTAGCCGACGGCAGTCATCCCCAGCGAGGGGAGGGCGCTGAAGGCATATACGATGCGCACCGTGCTAGGAGCGACGCCGACGAACTCGGCGATGCCGCCGCAGACACCGCCAAGCACGCGGTGCGTGCGGCTGCGCCGCAACGCCCGATCGGTGGCGGGGCGCCGCCCCCTGCGCTCGTCGTGGAGGAGGGCGTCAGGTCGGGCCTGCGCCGCGGTGCTATCGAGCCGACTGCCTGACGTCGTCATGGCGCGAGTATAAGCGCGCGCGGGGTAGCCTGAGGGACGTGACGGACGACCTGTCAACCAACGGTGGAGCCCGGCGGCCCGAGCGCGAGGTGGTGGTCGGCGTGAGCGGCGCAAGCGGCCTGATCTACGCCGTCGACCTCCTCGCCGCCACCAAGCGCGCCGGTGTCAGGAGCTCGCTCGTCGTCAGCGCGGGCGCCAAGCTCGTGGCGCCGACCGAGCTGCCCGAAGGCCTGAAGCAGTTGAAGGCGCTGGCGGACGTCGACTACAAGGACTCCGACCTCGGCGCTCCGATCGCCTCCGGGAGCCACCTCACGGCCGGCATGATCATCGCGCCGTGCAGCGCGAGCACGCTGGCCAAGGTCGCGCAAGGCCACGCCGACACGCTGATCACGCGCGCCGCCCACGTGACGCTCAAGGAGCGCAGGCCCCTCGTGCTCGTCTTGCGTGAGGCGCCTTACTCGCGGCCGATGCTCGTGAACATGCTTGCCGCGCACGACGCCGGCGCCACGGTCCTCCCGGCCGCGCCCGGCTTCTACCACAACCCGACCGACATCGGCGAGCTCATAGCCGGCGTTACGAGCCGCGCCCTCGACCTCCTCGGTGTGGCCAACGACCACGCGCCCAGGTGGCGCTCGTGGGACGAGTGACCCCCAGTGATGCGATCCGGACGACCGGGCTCGTCGCGGCCGCCGGCGGTGGCACGCGCATGGGCCTCGGGCCGAAGGCGTTCGTCAGGCTGGGCGACGCCACGCTCCTCGAGCTGGCCGTCGCCAACGTGCGCGCCGTCGTCGACGACGTCGTGGTGGCCGTGCCTCTTCCGCTCCTCGCCGAGGCCGGGCGGCTCCTCGGACCGTCCGTGAGGCTGGTGCCCGGCGGCGCCTCGCGCCAGGCCACGGTGCGCGCCATGCTCGC from Trueperaceae bacterium includes the following:
- a CDS encoding UbiX family flavin prenyltransferase; translation: MTDDLSTNGGARRPEREVVVGVSGASGLIYAVDLLAATKRAGVRSSLVVSAGAKLVAPTELPEGLKQLKALADVDYKDSDLGAPIASGSHLTAGMIIAPCSASTLAKVAQGHADTLITRAAHVTLKERRPLVLVLREAPYSRPMLVNMLAAHDAGATVLPAAPGFYHNPTDIGELIAGVTSRALDLLGVANDHAPRWRSWDE
- a CDS encoding PspC domain-containing protein, which translates into the protein MTTSGSRLDSTAAQARPDALLHDERRGRRPATDRALRRSRTHRVLGGVCGGIAEFVGVAPSTVRIVYAFSALPSLGMTAVGYLLLWWLIPAKQANG
- a CDS encoding E3 binding domain-containing protein; its protein translation is MSEPEIARLARNLAEQNNVDWRRLSGTGPGGLILERDVLDYLARVMAGEEALDPTPEPLPEGMDEWPEVHADSVGNYSRSAGQPTYADPDAAPLQPATEDADYLAELDEDVFLFDDDEDDTPVPTEGAALDEDAPDEDALDGESAADAYAYQPEAQAPADGSFGVEDDARLAADDDLLLVSDEPLPEPEATASGGWSEGSGSDALDEPVGSVRADDYVGTTGTTWQEDALSFDAEPTDRPDEDLSDLWDTSAASADDEPVVEPALPAFDTDATAVVGATGFEDDTPTWATSVEPEDAEEDREPSGLTVAGVAPFGAAVGEAHEPSGGAGWEAAEVVEDEFVAFGAALDGGDERAAEDAYSPPAFEPAEPDPVTRPVEAPAFAPHAAESGATLRYGELPLARTPHLLRRNVDVSALAAAQLAAGLELGGDEPLSAAPFLLRAVAKAAQDAGLVSGQVALAEMAGAVRLRRVDDAATRPFVDLVAELAGSGAEEDEVALAVVDLSGLDVDEAVLDLDVPAVTLGRFLYDSDSGDYRSTLALTGALPIAQGARLLARVDELLASPVRLLV